In Desulfurococcaceae archaeon MEX13E-LK6-19, the genomic window GTTTTCGTGATTAAAGTATTTAAGGTTATTTTGTTGAATAGACATGTAAGTGTTTTGTGAGTTATAGGTGATGTATTATGGGGTATAGTATTGATGAGCTTGCATATGTTCTTGGAAAGCTTATGGAGTATGGTATTGACTTCGTAATTATAGGTGATACTGTTGTACAGTTTGCGTTAAAGAAGAAAATTCTTGAGGGCGATGTTGACTTGTTTGTTATAAGTCCTAGCGTTATTGTTGAGGAGGAAAAGTATGGTAGTATAGCGGAGTCTGAAGGCTGGCTCTACGCGACTACAGATGCTGGTACACCTAAGATTATAGCCAGAGTTGATGATAAGGAGATACCTCTAGAATTCTATGAAAACA contains:
- a CDS encoding nucleotidyltransferase, with product MGYSIDELAYVLGKLMEYGIDFVIIGDTVVQFALKKKILEGDVDLFVISPSVIVEEEKYGSIAESEGWLYATTDAGTPKIIARVDDKEIPLEFYENIFDIYVPEEIISGAGKKKISGIEIKMIKPEEYIVLKARQGVDLDKLSKYISELKNDIDKRIILRTIMYFPEDEEKLIISRLRQAGLSI